Genomic segment of Clostridium sp. Marseille-P299:
TCTATTGATTTATGTGGACTTAACACAGGTGCTAATTTACGTTTTCCAATCTTTCTACCTACAAGGTAAGCACAAGTATCAGAACCCCATGCACCAATAAAGGTCATCCAAACAAGATATTGTCCACCTTCAAGAATTCTAACGCGGTAAATAAATGATAACATAATTGCAACATAAAATAAGCCAAAGAAAGTTAAAGTAACTTGGTATGACTCATATTTTGGGAAGCTAAATACATATACAATCATAATGCAAAGTAAGCTTCCAATTACCATAGGAAAAATAAGATCTTCCCTACTAAATAATAATAACAAATAATAAATGATGCAACTTATATACCCTACATAAGCAATCGGTTTCTTATGCATATCTAAAATTCGATATAATTCCATCAATCCAATTAATGAAATCACTAAAGTGATACCATATAAAACGTAACCGCCTAAGACCAAGGCAGTCACAGCGATGATCATTAATATACAGGAACTACGAAAACGAATCCAAAATGAATTATCCTTTTGTGACATTACAATCCTCCAAATCTTCTCTCACGACCGTTATAATACTCAATCGCTTTAATAAGCTCCTTTTTATTGAAATCTGGCCAAAGTACATCTGGAAAATAAAATTCTGCATATGCTAATTGCCACAACATAAAATTAGATAAACGTTGCTCTCCACTTGTACGTATTAATAAGTCAGGATCAGGAATATCTTTCGTATCTAAAGCATTGGAAAAATCACTTTCTGTTAAAGTATCAATATCCAATTCTCCATCCTTATATGCTTTTGCAATTGCTTTGGTTGCACGAAGAATTTCATCTCGACCACCATAGTTTAATGCAACTTGAAAATTAAGGCCTGTATAATGCTTTGAACCTTCCTCAAGTATGCGTATCTTTTCCTGCATGTCAGGTGCCAAACGCTTAATATCTCCAATGATACGAACGCGCATATTATTCTTTTTACACTTTTCAAGACTCTGATCTAAAAAGTCACGAAGTATTTTCATTAATGCTTCCACTTCTGAATCAGGTCTTGACCAATTTTCTGTAGAAAACGCGTATACAGTAACATATTTTATACCAAGTTCCCAAGCATCTTTACAAATTTTTTCTAATATCTTACTACCTTGAGAATGTCCATAATTTCTTGGCATCAAACGTTTTTTTGCCCATCTTCCGTTCCCATCCATGATAATGCCAACATGAGTTGGGATATTTAATTCTTTATCTAGTTCTTTCGCCATAACATAAACCTCTCTACAATAAAAGGGGCCGTTGCAAAATATTCATAACAATGAAAATATATTTTGCAACAGCTCCTTTCGAAATTTATCAATAGTATACTTCATTATGGATGAATTAGTACTATATTAATATATACTTTATTCGTATATTATATTGATATACTATCTAAATGTATACTTATCCTATAATAATTATGCTATTATTATACAGTAAGTACTTCTTTAGACTTATCTTCCATTGCCTTATCAATTTCAGCAATATATTTGTCTGTAACTTTTTGAATTTCATCTTCGATTTGCTTTTGCTCATCTTCAGAAATTTCATTTGCTTTGCTTGCTTTTTTGATTGCATCATTTGCATCTCTACGGATATTACGGATTGCAACCTTTGCATTTTCAGCTTTTTTCTTAACGTCTTTTACTAAATCTTTTCTTCTTTCCTCTGTAAGTTCAGGGAATACTAAACGAATTACTTTACCATCATTGCTTGGTGTTAAACCGATATCAGATGCTAAAATTGCTTTTTCAATATCTTTGATTAACTTTGCTTCCCAAGGTTGAATCTGAATCACTCTTGCTTCTGGAACGGAAACGTTAGCAACAGATTGCAAGTTAGAAGGTTGTCCGTAGTAATCTACACGAATCTTATCTAAAACATGTGGATTAGCTCTTCCTGCTCTGATTCCTACATACTCTTCTCTTAATGAATCTAATGATTTCTGCATTTTACTTTCAAATGGTTTAATTCTTTCATTCATGTTTCTATCCTCCTAATTTGTTACTACAGTACCTGTACACGCTTTCTTTACATTGTTCACAATACTATTTTCTTCATTTAAAGAAAATACTAAAATGCTCATGTTATTTTCCATACACATAACAGTTGCTGTTAAATCCATTATTGCCAATTTCTTTTCTAATAACTCTTCAAAGCTTACTGTCTCGTATTTCTTTGCATTTGGATTTTGTTTTGGATCACTGTCATACACACCGTCAACAGCGCGTGCCATTAAAATAACATCCGTTTCAAGCTCGATTGCACGTAAAGCAGTTGCTGTATCTGTTGAAAAATAAGGGTGTCCTGTGCCTCCGGCTAAGAATATAACCTTTTTTTCTCCTAGATATTCATTTGCTTTATCCTTTGAAAATAATTCAGTCATGCTACCACAATAAAATGGTGTAAGTATCGCTGTATCCATACCTACATAGCGAAAGATTTCGGATACATAAATACAATTCATTACTGTAGCTAGCATACCAATCTGATCTGCTTTTGTTCGGTCAATGGTCTCGCTACTTCTACCACGCCAGAAATTTCCTCCGCCAATGACAATCGCTACTTCAACACCATCATCAACTAATTCTTTTACTTGTTTTGCAACACCGATACAAGTTTGTTCATCAAATCCTGTTTTTTTGTCACCTGCAAGTGCCTCACCACTTAACTTAAGTAATACTCTGTTATACTTTTTCATAATAAACCTCCATGCGTCAATTCAAATTTATGTCGTTGATAAATTGAATATGGCATATATGTTTAGGTTGAAAATTTAGTTTTTTCAGCCTATCTTTTGGTACTTTCGTTTGATTTATATATTACGAAAATACATCCCAAACGATTGTATCATATCTTGTGTACAATTTCTACTTTAATTTGCAAGATAATGCATCTTGAATTAAATAACATGACTTTACACATATATTATTATCATATACAAGTTATTCTGTTTTGTAAAGTAAGTTTTCATTGATTCATCATCAAATAATACAATAATACTTGTATGCTTTTAATCTAAAACAACCCTAAATCAAAAACAATATTAATATAGAAGAAAAGCTTCATGATAGCAAACAAGATTTTAGAAATTGTTTGCTATCATGAAGCATATAACTAGACTTACTTATAATATATTGGTGTTTTCCCTGGTGCTATTAAAACATCGGTACAAACATACATTTCAGGACAAGATTATACAAATCTATTTTAGTTCTTCCTTATTATAATGTTGTATCCTCTACATTATTATTCTGTACTGGAACTATTTTATCAATTGCTTCCACTAATTCAGGATTTGCATTTATATTAATATTCTTTGTTACTTGTGCATCATATCCTTTTGCTTTCACAATGTCACCTAAATCAATACCAGTTACTTCTTTTAAGGATTCAAATACTTGTGTCATAACCCCTGTTACATTCCCTGCAACATTGGATACACCGTTACTTCCATTCCCGCCATCCATAATAACAATCTTATCAATTTGTGATAATGGTTGAGCAATCTTTCCAGCAACATCTGGTAAAACTTGAATAAGCATTTCAGCAACTGCTGCACTGGAGTATTTTTGATAAGCTTCTGCCTTTTTCTCCATTGCCTCTGCTTCTGCAATACCCTTTGCTCGAATCGCATCTGCTTCTGCTTTACCTTTTTGGCTAATAACATCTGCTTCCGCTTGACCTGTTTTTCGAATTGCCTCTGATTCAGCAATTGCACGTAAACGCTTTGCTTCTGCTTCTGCCTCTGCAAATTTTTTCTGCGCTTCTGCTTGTGCTTCCGCTTCTGCAATTTTACGATATTTTTCAGCATCTGCAATATTTTGTTGCTTTTCTCTATCCGCTCTTGCAGGTTCAACTACTTCAGCACGTAAGCTTTCTTTAATACGTTCTGCTTGCTTTTGAGCAAGTTCAATATTCTTCTGCTCTTTTATAATTTGAATTTGAACTTGTGCTGCCTCGATATCCTTTTGACGCTCTTGTTTTAATAATTCTGCATCTAATTGTGCAGTTACTACTTCTTTAAAGGTAATATTCTTTTGAATCTCATAAGCAGCATCTGCCTTAGCTTTTGCGGCTTGTTGCTCTTGCATATAAGCAGCTTCCTGTACTTCTTTTAACTTCGTTGCTTCTGCAATTTCTGTTTCTGCTAGCAATCTTGCTTGCTCACCAGAACGTTTTGCTTTTGAAGTTTCAATCTGAGTTTCACGATTTGCTTCTGCTTTTGCAATTTCAGCATCTTTTTTCTTCTCAGCAATTTGTTTTACACCAAGTGCTTGTATGTATCCATTACTATCGTTGATATCTTTAATTGTAAATACCTTAACTTCAAGACCCATTTCACCAAGTTCTGTTCCAACTACTTCTTGAACTTTAGAGGAAAATGTTTCTCTATCGCGGTAAATATCTTCTACCGTCATTGTTGATACAATTTCTCGAAGTTTACCTTCCAACACGTTGGTTGCGGTACTACGAATGGATTGCTCGATTTGCATTTCATTTCTACCAGTAAACTGCTCAATTGCGTTAAAGATTGAATTTGTTTCATTCTTTACTTTAATAACTGCAGTACCTACTACCGCAATTGGTACACCTTGTGAGGACATACTCTCATCTGTTGAAACATCGATTTGAATATTTCCAAGTGATATGTAATCGACACGTTGTAAGATTGGAATAACAAGTCCACCACCACCGGTGATAATTTTCTTTTTGGTACCTGTCACTACAGCTGCCTTATCCTGCGGTACCTTTTTCCACATAGATAGTAATACACTAACGATAACAATTAGTCCAATGATTGCTATTACAATGTACATTGTTGAATTTGAATCTGGCATTTTACTCCTCCTATACCTTTTATTTTTAGAATATCGATTCGATAAATTCATCGAAAAATAACTGTAAGGTTTTCTTTGAATCGAATCTATTTATGAGAATGAAAAGACCTATATCTACTATATAATTATATCTACTTATTAATTCTCTTTTTGTTATATAAAATGAGAAAATAACAAGGATATAATCAATTCCGTACCTAAAAAATGAATCGTTATAAAGATAAGGTGTTTTCAATTTCATACATTTAATGAACGAAATGGGTTTACCAAGACCTTTAAAAATTAAACTTCAATCTAATATTATTCATATTTCTTTATTAAATCTTTTTCCCTTACAATGGCTATATTTTTTTCAAAGCGAACGATAGAAACAATGGAATCTTGTTTAATGCTTACATCTTTTTCTTCTGCCTTTGCAGGATAAGAACTTGTAATACCATCAAGAGTAGTTACACTGATGGATCCATATCCATTGGCAACGATGGTATTGATTACTTTTGCATCATATAATAGTAGTTGCTCCATTGAAATCGTTGTGTTCTCCACTTTCTTTAATTTATGAATCATTGTCTGCAAAATTACTGCAATTAGATATCCTAAGCCCACAGCAATGATATTTACAATAACTGCATTATGTCCATTGTAAAATAATTTACCAACGGTTCCGTATATCAATAATCCACCACAAATGCTTTGTATTGAAAAAGGCAAGAAACAAACACTAGTATCCCCAATATCAAAGCTAAAATCAAAATTTAGCAAATCAAAAATACCATCAAATATACCATCCAAAAAATCAAAAACCTTGCCAAGTACTAAAGATAGAAGTGGTATTCCAAAGCCAATTGCAACACATATCGTATAAACTCTATCCATATGAAACCTCCATCTGTTTTTCTAACATGTTGCGCCTAACATTTATGTATACGCCCGTTTACAATATCCATTATACTACATTTTTTACTTTATTTGTAGAAATTTTCTTATTTTAAGTTAATCTTAAGCTTTCTCTAATAAAAATAAAGAGTTGTTAAAGCGCATTTCGAAGAATCCTTAGGAAACGCAGTGTTTAACAACTCCAATATATTTTTAATATTATTTTAAATAACCCAATCGTAGTTTTGGAAGCTTACCTTACGAAACGTCTCAAATCTCATCCACTGATTTAAGAAATCATGTTCTTCCTTATCTTTTTTATTTTCATAATCTTCTATAAACTTCTTATACTCCGCTCTAGAATTTACTATAATTTCAAACCCTCTACTATTTGTAAGGGGTAGACCTCCATATTGATATTCTGACAATGGTATAATTTCTTCCACAGATCCATCTCTTACTTTAACTGCAACCAAATCTCTAAGAACTAAAATATCAAAATAGTTTGGATACTGATAGCTATCTCCAACCAGTGGAAGTTCATCTCCTACCGTATAGGTAATACCTTTGGCTTGAATCTTATTAATACTAAGTTGCTCTGTATTATAATAAAACTCTTCGAAGATATCTCCTCTTGCCTTTAAATCACCATAGGCAAACGTTGCATTAGGTTCCTCTTTTATTACTTCTTCACGATTTACAATAATTCCACCACCTGCAACATCATAGCCATCTACAAGAACGAATCTTCCAGTTGCATTGCAGTCAAAAAAGCGATCAAAGGCTACAATATCTTTCGTTTTAACAATCACTTCTGCTACATCATTTAATGCAACGGCAGTTAATTCTTTATCACTACTATCTAAAGTAGATGCATCAATTACTTTAAGAATTTTAACTATTTCTCCCTCAAATTCGCTAGTAGCAAGCTTAATCTTATATTTCTTACCAATTAGTAATGGTTGTTTTCCCATCCAAAAAACATTTGCACGGAAAGAATTTGAAATATAAGGTGCATCTTTTTCAAACGCAATAAGTTCACCTCTTTTATTAAAAAACTCATCTTCAAATGTAATTCCTACCGATTCTCCCGCAGATACTATGCTCTTTTTATCTCGTTCAGCCCAATATTCAATTGTTTTTACAATTGTTTGTTTACCTTCTGGATAAATTGTGACTTTATCGCCAACTTGTAAGCTACCACTTTCTATTTTACCAGCGATAATTCTTCGATCATCAAATTTATAAACGTCTTGTATTGGGAATCTGAGTGCTTTTTCTTCCAATCCTTTTTCTTTTTCAATACTATCAATTGCTCCAATGATAGACTCCCCATGAAACCAAGGAAGTTTCTCTGATTTTTCTAAAATATTTTCACCATAATATGCTGAAACTGGGATAAAATCCAGTGGATAAACCTGAAGTGTTTCTAAAAACTCCGTCATTTCTTCTTTTATGTTTTCATAAACTTCCTCTGAGTAGTTTACTAAATCCATTTTATTTAATACTATGTAAACCTTTTGTATACCAAGCAAAGATAACATGTAAGCATGACGTTTTGACTGCTCTTTTACTCCTTCTTTTGCATCTATTATAAGTAATGCTGCCTCTGCATTCGCAGCCCCAGAAATCATATTTTTCAAAAATTCTTTATGTCCCGGTGCATCTATAATTACATAATCACGTAATTCAGTTGCGAATTGAATCTGGGTAGTATCAATTGTAATCCCTTGCTTTTGTTCTTCCTCAAATGCATCTAAAAGATAAGCATATTCAAAAGGTTTTCCTGTTTCTTTCGCAATCTTTTTAACCTTATTCACAGTTCCTTCCGGAAGAGAATTTGTATCATAAAGTAATCTTCCAATGACTGTTGA
This window contains:
- a CDS encoding phosphatidate cytidylyltransferase codes for the protein MSQKDNSFWIRFRSSCILMIIAVTALVLGGYVLYGITLVISLIGLMELYRILDMHKKPIAYVGYISCIIYYLLLLFSREDLIFPMVIGSLLCIMIVYVFSFPKYESYQVTLTFFGLFYVAIMLSFIYRVRILEGGQYLVWMTFIGAWGSDTCAYLVGRKIGKRKLAPVLSPHKSIEGSIGGILGAAFLGFLFATVFKNNISGVTYPQLAFAIIGGCSSIISQIGDLAASAIKRNNDIKDYGKLIPGHGGILDRFDSIIFTAPIVFYLAQIL
- a CDS encoding isoprenyl transferase produces the protein MAKELDKELNIPTHVGIIMDGNGRWAKKRLMPRNYGHSQGSKILEKICKDAWELGIKYVTVYAFSTENWSRPDSEVEALMKILRDFLDQSLEKCKKNNMRVRIIGDIKRLAPDMQEKIRILEEGSKHYTGLNFQVALNYGGRDEILRATKAIAKAYKDGELDIDTLTESDFSNALDTKDIPDPDLLIRTSGEQRLSNFMLWQLAYAEFYFPDVLWPDFNKKELIKAIEYYNGRERRFGGL
- the frr gene encoding ribosome recycling factor — protein: MNERIKPFESKMQKSLDSLREEYVGIRAGRANPHVLDKIRVDYYGQPSNLQSVANVSVPEARVIQIQPWEAKLIKDIEKAILASDIGLTPSNDGKVIRLVFPELTEERRKDLVKDVKKKAENAKVAIRNIRRDANDAIKKASKANEISEDEQKQIEDEIQKVTDKYIAEIDKAMEDKSKEVLTV
- the pyrH gene encoding UMP kinase, which translates into the protein MKKYNRVLLKLSGEALAGDKKTGFDEQTCIGVAKQVKELVDDGVEVAIVIGGGNFWRGRSSETIDRTKADQIGMLATVMNCIYVSEIFRYVGMDTAILTPFYCGSMTELFSKDKANEYLGEKKVIFLAGGTGHPYFSTDTATALRAIELETDVILMARAVDGVYDSDPKQNPNAKKYETVSFEELLEKKLAIMDLTATVMCMENNMSILVFSLNEENSIVNNVKKACTGTVVTN
- a CDS encoding flotillin family protein: MPDSNSTMYIVIAIIGLIVIVSVLLSMWKKVPQDKAAVVTGTKKKIITGGGGLVIPILQRVDYISLGNIQIDVSTDESMSSQGVPIAVVGTAVIKVKNETNSIFNAIEQFTGRNEMQIEQSIRSTATNVLEGKLREIVSTMTVEDIYRDRETFSSKVQEVVGTELGEMGLEVKVFTIKDINDSNGYIQALGVKQIAEKKKDAEIAKAEANRETQIETSKAKRSGEQARLLAETEIAEATKLKEVQEAAYMQEQQAAKAKADAAYEIQKNITFKEVVTAQLDAELLKQERQKDIEAAQVQIQIIKEQKNIELAQKQAERIKESLRAEVVEPARADREKQQNIADAEKYRKIAEAEAQAEAQKKFAEAEAEAKRLRAIAESEAIRKTGQAEADVISQKGKAEADAIRAKGIAEAEAMEKKAEAYQKYSSAAVAEMLIQVLPDVAGKIAQPLSQIDKIVIMDGGNGSNGVSNVAGNVTGVMTQVFESLKEVTGIDLGDIVKAKGYDAQVTKNININANPELVEAIDKIVPVQNNNVEDTTL
- a CDS encoding sulfate adenylyltransferase subunit 1; this encodes MENINREILKIVVVGHVDHGKSTVIGRLLYDTNSLPEGTVNKVKKIAKETGKPFEYAYLLDAFEEEQKQGITIDTTQIQFATELRDYVIIDAPGHKEFLKNMISGAANAEAALLIIDAKEGVKEQSKRHAYMLSLLGIQKVYIVLNKMDLVNYSEEVYENIKEEMTEFLETLQVYPLDFIPVSAYYGENILEKSEKLPWFHGESIIGAIDSIEKEKGLEEKALRFPIQDVYKFDDRRIIAGKIESGSLQVGDKVTIYPEGKQTIVKTIEYWAERDKKSIVSAGESVGITFEDEFFNKRGELIAFEKDAPYISNSFRANVFWMGKQPLLIGKKYKIKLATSEFEGEIVKILKVIDASTLDSSDKELTAVALNDVAEVIVKTKDIVAFDRFFDCNATGRFVLVDGYDVAGGGIIVNREEVIKEEPNATFAYGDLKARGDIFEEFYYNTEQLSINKIQAKGITYTVGDELPLVGDSYQYPNYFDILVLRDLVAVKVRDGSVEEIIPLSEYQYGGLPLTNSRGFEIIVNSRAEYKKFIEDYENKKDKEEHDFLNQWMRFETFRKVSFQNYDWVI